The following are from one region of the Novosphingobium humi genome:
- a CDS encoding ABC transporter permease, which translates to MRRWLINVRLLGVKELRSVLRDVTLMALILFAFTIAIQLVATGLKAEVSNASVAIVDDDHSELSRRLRDAVRPPYFKPPADIARGDVSAAMDAGRYIFVIEIPPRFQADVLARRSPAVQILVDATAMTQAGLGAVDFQRIFAAETLDFLHARGLLAALPVTVSSQIFFNPNSQSAWYSSVMQIVTNVTVLSIILVGAAVIREREHGTIEHLLVMPVRASEIAFSKILANGLVIFLASIASLWFVVHGALAVPLAGSLALFAGAMVLYLFSVTSLGMWMATLAPSMPQFGLFAVPVYAIAYLLSGAATPLESMPPAIQIVARLLPTTQFVSLSQAVLYRGAQTATVWPELAMICGWGVLFVALAVQRFRSMLERQG; encoded by the coding sequence ATGAGGCGTTGGCTGATCAATGTCCGGTTGCTCGGCGTCAAGGAACTGCGCAGCGTTCTTAGGGATGTGACGCTGATGGCGCTGATCCTGTTTGCCTTTACCATCGCCATCCAACTGGTCGCCACCGGGCTCAAGGCCGAGGTGTCCAATGCCTCGGTGGCGATCGTTGATGATGATCACAGCGAATTGTCGCGGCGCCTGCGCGATGCGGTCCGCCCGCCTTATTTCAAGCCGCCGGCTGACATTGCCCGCGGGGATGTCTCGGCTGCGATGGACGCGGGCCGCTATATTTTCGTGATCGAGATCCCGCCGCGCTTTCAGGCCGATGTGCTGGCCCGGCGCAGCCCGGCGGTCCAGATTCTGGTCGATGCCACGGCCATGACGCAGGCCGGGCTGGGGGCTGTCGATTTCCAGCGGATCTTTGCCGCCGAGACGCTCGATTTCCTCCATGCGCGCGGCTTGCTGGCGGCTCTGCCCGTCACGGTGAGCAGCCAGATCTTCTTTAACCCCAATTCGCAATCGGCCTGGTACAGTTCGGTGATGCAGATCGTGACGAATGTGACGGTCCTCTCGATCATCCTTGTCGGCGCGGCGGTGATCCGCGAGCGCGAGCATGGCACGATCGAACATCTGCTGGTCATGCCCGTCCGCGCCAGTGAAATCGCCTTTTCCAAGATTCTGGCCAATGGTCTGGTCATCTTTCTGGCCTCGATCGCCTCGCTGTGGTTCGTGGTGCATGGGGCTCTGGCCGTGCCGCTGGCGGGCTCTCTGGCGCTCTTTGCGGGCGCGATGGTGCTCTATCTCTTTTCGGTCACGTCGCTGGGCATGTGGATGGCGACGCTGGCGCCCTCCATGCCGCAATTCGGCCTGTTTGCCGTGCCGGTCTATGCCATCGCCTATCTGCTGTCCGGGGCCGCCACGCCGCTTGAGAGCATGCCGCCCGCCATCCAGATCGTGGCAAGGCTGCTGCCCACCACCCAATTTGTCAGCCTTTCGCAGGCGGTGCTTTATCGCGGCGCGCAAACCGCCACCGTATGGCCCGAACTGGCCATGATCTGCGGCTGGGGCGTGCTGTTTGTTGCCCTTGCGGTGCAGCGCTTCCGCTCGATGCTGGAGCGTCAGGGATGA
- a CDS encoding TolC family protein: MTLHALLAAGTALGLAACASSPPLASPQATVSPPARLVAPEAGLPSAGAPDRWWTLWGDPGLDALVEKALVANADIRVAQAHVRAARALVSVSEAALYPTVAANGAAWGTLADTGADGALGSLLAPFSEGNTGAGYLVGLGAQWEPDVFGGRHADAEAARALADSAQWLAHGVALTVIGDVVENYQQWQGLRRRLTILDQSIASARLLADYLSARQRIGQAKALDVTKAQAALASLEAGRAPLLSLIDARRRRLAVLAGDLPETLPAQAASADLLVPPPPAGQFPSAILERRPDVRARKLIVAARAARLKSLKADLMPRFGISFMGQDGHIALSGLPGFGGPLGLVGVKASVPIFTGGLLRGRIAAGHGELEAALAGQDRAILLALEEVETAYALRTGLDARLRGFEQARDLSARRVDQAQAFYRAGRMALGDVLQARLDAFADADKVEQAKVAQGSATVQLYRAIAGGWGQASQTGPNASEGAHP, translated from the coding sequence ATGACCCTGCACGCGTTGCTGGCGGCGGGGACGGCGCTTGGTCTGGCGGCTTGCGCCTCGTCGCCTCCTCTGGCCTCGCCTCAGGCGACGGTTTCCCCGCCCGCGCGCCTCGTCGCGCCCGAGGCCGGTCTGCCATCGGCGGGCGCCCCCGACCGGTGGTGGACCCTTTGGGGCGATCCCGGACTGGACGCGCTGGTCGAAAAGGCGCTCGTCGCCAATGCCGATATCCGCGTGGCGCAGGCTCATGTCAGGGCGGCAAGGGCGCTCGTGTCCGTTTCGGAGGCGGCTCTCTATCCCACCGTCGCGGCCAATGGCGCGGCGTGGGGAACGCTGGCCGATACCGGGGCCGATGGCGCTCTGGGCTCGCTCCTTGCGCCTTTTTCCGAAGGGAACACGGGCGCGGGCTATCTTGTCGGGCTTGGCGCGCAATGGGAGCCGGACGTGTTCGGCGGCCGCCATGCCGATGCCGAAGCGGCCAGAGCCCTTGCCGACAGCGCGCAATGGCTGGCCCATGGCGTCGCGCTGACCGTGATCGGCGATGTGGTTGAAAATTATCAGCAATGGCAGGGGTTGCGCCGCCGCCTGACCATCCTCGATCAAAGCATCGCCTCGGCCCGGCTTTTGGCCGATTATCTGTCCGCCCGGCAAAGGATCGGACAGGCCAAGGCGCTGGATGTGACCAAGGCGCAGGCGGCGCTGGCCTCGCTGGAGGCGGGCCGAGCGCCCCTCCTGTCGTTGATCGACGCGCGGCGCAGGCGGCTTGCCGTGCTGGCAGGAGACTTGCCCGAAACGCTGCCCGCGCAGGCGGCCAGCGCGGATTTGCTGGTGCCGCCGCCGCCCGCCGGTCAGTTTCCCTCGGCGATCCTTGAGCGCCGCCCCGATGTGCGCGCTCGAAAGCTGATTGTTGCCGCGCGGGCCGCCCGGTTGAAAAGTCTGAAGGCGGATCTGATGCCGCGTTTCGGGATCAGTTTCATGGGGCAGGATGGCCATATCGCCTTGTCGGGCCTGCCCGGCTTTGGCGGCCCGCTTGGCCTGGTTGGCGTCAAGGCCAGCGTCCCGATCTTCACCGGCGGCTTGCTGCGCGGGCGGATCGCGGCAGGCCATGGCGAATTGGAGGCGGCGCTGGCCGGGCAGGACCGTGCCATCCTGCTGGCGCTTGAAGAGGTGGAGACCGCCTATGCCTTGCGCACCGGGCTCGATGCCCGTCTGCGCGGGTTTGAGCAGGCCCGCGACCTCTCCGCCCGCCGGGTCGATCAGGCGCAGGCCTTCTATCGCGCGGGGCGCATGGCCTTGGGCGATGTGCTGCAGGCGCGGCTCGACGCCTTTGCCGATGCCGACAAGGTGGAGCAGGCCAAGGTGGCGCAGGGCAGCGCCACCGTTCAGCTTTACCGGGCGATTGCCGGTGGTTGGGGACAGGCATCACAGACCGGCCCGAACGCATCAGAAGGAGCGCACCCATGA
- a CDS encoding PHA/PHB synthase family protein → MNDSHSAHEAADPLEGVARTLDRASFAAIAGVTGGLSPFTVAQALSDWALHLAVSPGRRLELAAKALRKTLRVADYVAHGADGDHPAIEPLPQDRRFDDPAWKAAPYNLIAQSFLMTQQWWHAATTGIAGVTARHEAVTSFTLRQILDMLAPSNFVLTNPVLQKRIADTGGMCLVEGARLLMADVEALARGTAQTGEQPLQAGRDIAATKGKVIYRNRLMELIQYEPTTATVRPEPVLIVPAWIMKYYILDLSPHNSLIAWLVGQGYTVFAISWHNPGGADRDLTMEDYRLLGPMAALDAIGAITGAPKIHALGYCLGGTLMTIAAAAMARDGDERLAGLTLLAAQTEFSEPGELGLFIDEAQLNLLDSMMWERGYLDSGQMGGAFQMLRSNDLVWSRILNEYLMGERPASSDLMVWNADGTRMPFAMHSEYLRKLFLRNDLAEGRFVAGDQPVSLSALKAPMFVVGTQTDHVAPWRSVHKIHMLTDAEICFVLTNGGHNAGIVSEPGHKHRHYQLLMRPACGPALAPDMWQAQASDHPGSWWEAWGQWLDARSGAAVAPPPMGAPDKGYAPLADAPGSYILEK, encoded by the coding sequence ATGAACGACAGCCACTCCGCCCATGAGGCCGCCGATCCGCTCGAAGGGGTGGCCCGCACTCTTGATCGCGCCTCTTTTGCCGCCATTGCCGGTGTCACGGGCGGGCTCTCGCCCTTTACCGTGGCGCAGGCGCTCTCGGACTGGGCGCTGCATCTGGCGGTATCGCCGGGGCGGCGGCTGGAACTGGCGGCCAAGGCTTTGCGCAAAACCCTGCGTGTGGCCGATTATGTCGCCCATGGCGCCGATGGCGATCATCCCGCGATTGAGCCCCTGCCGCAGGATCGCCGCTTTGACGATCCGGCATGGAAAGCGGCGCCCTATAATCTGATCGCGCAATCCTTTTTGATGACGCAGCAATGGTGGCATGCGGCCACCACCGGCATTGCAGGCGTCACCGCTCGCCATGAGGCGGTGACATCTTTCACCCTGCGCCAGATCCTCGACATGCTGGCGCCCAGCAATTTCGTCCTGACGAATCCTGTGCTGCAAAAGCGGATTGCCGATACGGGCGGCATGTGTCTGGTCGAGGGCGCAAGGCTGCTGATGGCCGATGTCGAAGCGCTTGCCCGCGGCACGGCGCAGACGGGCGAGCAGCCACTGCAGGCCGGGCGCGACATTGCGGCGACCAAAGGCAAGGTGATCTACCGCAACCGCCTGATGGAGCTGATCCAGTATGAGCCGACCACCGCGACGGTCCGGCCCGAGCCGGTGCTGATCGTACCGGCCTGGATCATGAAATATTATATTCTCGACCTCTCGCCGCATAATTCCCTGATCGCCTGGCTGGTGGGGCAGGGCTATACGGTCTTCGCGATTTCATGGCACAATCCCGGCGGCGCGGATCGCGATCTGACCATGGAGGATTATCGCCTGCTGGGGCCGATGGCCGCGCTGGACGCCATTGGCGCGATTACCGGCGCGCCGAAAATTCATGCGCTGGGCTATTGCCTTGGCGGCACGCTGATGACCATTGCGGCGGCGGCCATGGCGCGCGATGGCGACGAGCGACTGGCCGGCTTGACCTTGCTGGCCGCGCAAACCGAATTCAGCGAGCCGGGCGAGCTTGGCCTCTTCATCGATGAGGCGCAGTTGAACCTGCTCGACAGCATGATGTGGGAGCGCGGCTATCTCGACAGCGGGCAGATGGGCGGCGCGTTCCAGATGCTGCGTTCCAACGATCTGGTCTGGTCGCGCATCCTGAACGAATATCTGATGGGTGAGCGGCCAGCGTCCAGCGACCTGATGGTCTGGAATGCCGATGGCACGCGGATGCCCTTTGCGATGCACAGCGAATATCTGCGCAAGCTGTTCCTCAGGAACGATCTGGCCGAGGGGCGCTTTGTGGCGGGCGATCAGCCGGTCAGCCTGTCGGCGCTCAAAGCCCCGATGTTCGTGGTGGGCACACAGACCGACCATGTCGCCCCATGGCGTTCGGTCCATAAGATCCACATGCTGACCGATGCGGAAATATGTTTCGTGCTGACCAATGGCGGCCATAATGCGGGCATCGTTTCGGAGCCGGGGCACAAACACCGCCATTACCAGCTCCTGATGCGTCCGGCCTGCGGCCCGGCCCTTGCGCCCGATATGTGGCAGGCGCAGGCCTCCGATCACCCCGGCTCGTGGTGGGAGGCATGGGGGCAATGGCTTGATGCAAGATCCGGCGCTGCTGTCGCTCCACCGCCGATGGGCGCGCCGGACAAGGGCTATGCCCCGCTGGCCGATGCGCCGGGCAGCTATATTCTGGAGAAGTGA
- a CDS encoding bifunctional enoyl-CoA hydratase/phosphate acetyltransferase: MMTTTPAMIENRTFDEIAIGDTASLSRTLSQRDIQLFALVSGDVNPAHLDPEFAEGDMFHHVIAHGMWGGGLISAVLGTELPGPGTIYLEQSLRFLRPVAVGDTITARLTVSSKAEQHHIVTLDCLCTNQAGEEVISGVATVKAPTQKVCRPRASLPDVSLSSHDAYRRLMTAAKDAHPVTTAIAHPCSAAAIAAVAEAVEAGLIVPILVGPEARIRATAQEAGVDIASYRIVDAPHSHAAAAAAVALVRTGEAGLLMKGSLHTDELMAAVVARETGLRTERRISHVYLMDVPGHPRPLLITDAAVNIAPTLIEKADIIRNAIDLAHVIGIEQPKVAILSAVEMVNPAIASTIDAAALCKMADRGEFAGALLDGPLAFDNAINEGAAKEKGIVSPVTGKAEILVVPNLEAGNMLAKQLTFLGGADAAGIVLGARVPIILTSRADSLSTRLASCAVAVLLAHAGTKAAPGLFRPAL; the protein is encoded by the coding sequence ATGATGACGACGACTCCCGCCATGATCGAGAACCGCACCTTTGACGAGATCGCGATCGGCGATACCGCCAGCCTTTCGCGCACGCTCAGCCAGCGCGACATTCAGCTTTTCGCGCTGGTGTCCGGAGACGTCAATCCCGCCCATCTCGACCCGGAATTTGCCGAGGGCGACATGTTTCACCACGTCATCGCGCATGGCATGTGGGGGGGCGGGCTGATTTCCGCCGTGCTGGGCACCGAATTGCCGGGGCCGGGCACGATCTATCTGGAACAGAGCCTGCGCTTTTTGCGGCCTGTGGCGGTGGGGGACACGATCACGGCGCGTCTCACCGTTTCGTCAAAGGCCGAGCAGCACCATATCGTTACGCTCGATTGTCTGTGCACCAATCAGGCGGGCGAAGAGGTCATCAGCGGCGTGGCAACCGTCAAGGCGCCCACCCAAAAGGTGTGCCGCCCGCGCGCCAGCCTGCCCGATGTCAGCCTGTCGAGCCATGATGCCTATCGCCGGTTGATGACAGCGGCCAAGGACGCCCATCCGGTGACCACCGCAATCGCCCATCCGTGCAGCGCGGCGGCCATTGCCGCTGTTGCCGAGGCGGTGGAGGCCGGACTGATCGTGCCCATTCTGGTCGGCCCCGAGGCCCGCATTCGGGCCACAGCGCAGGAGGCCGGGGTGGATATTGCCTCCTACCGCATCGTTGATGCGCCCCACAGCCATGCGGCCGCAGCGGCGGCGGTGGCACTGGTCCGAACCGGAGAGGCCGGGCTGCTGATGAAGGGGTCGCTCCATACCGACGAATTGATGGCGGCCGTGGTCGCGCGCGAGACAGGGTTGCGCACGGAAAGGCGGATCAGCCATGTCTATCTGATGGACGTGCCGGGCCATCCAAGGCCCTTGCTGATCACCGATGCGGCGGTCAATATCGCGCCGACCCTGATCGAAAAGGCCGATATCATCCGCAATGCGATCGACCTTGCCCATGTGATCGGCATAGAACAGCCCAAGGTGGCCATTCTTTCGGCTGTGGAAATGGTGAACCCGGCCATTGCCTCGACGATCGACGCGGCGGCGCTGTGCAAGATGGCGGATCGGGGCGAGTTTGCAGGCGCGCTGCTCGATGGCCCGCTGGCCTTTGACAATGCCATCAACGAAGGCGCGGCCAAGGAAAAAGGCATCGTCTCGCCCGTTACGGGCAAGGCGGAAATCCTCGTGGTTCCCAATCTTGAGGCGGGCAATATGCTGGCCAAGCAACTGACCTTTCTGGGCGGGGCGGATGCGGCGGGCATCGTGCTGGGCGCGCGGGTGCCGATCATCCTGACCAGCCGGGCCGACAGTCTGAGCACGCGCCTGGCTTCCTGCGCGGTGGCTGTGCTGCTGGCCCATGCCGGGACGAAGGCGGCGCCCGGCCTGTTCCGGCCTGCCCTGTGA
- a CDS encoding acetate/propionate family kinase → MSRALISLNSGSSSIKFGLYTLEQDGPRHAAGGKLEGIGSDPRILVRKDDGEVLLEKSWPGGAGLTHEDLLGELYGWAQDHLSEHEIVAVGHRVVHGGGVFRAPQRIDPALVERLEAFSPLAPLHQPHNLAAIREIARMAPHLLQVACFDTAFHHAMPAVATRLPLPRRFAEKGVRRYGFHGLSYEYIARRLGDIDPGLAKGRVIVAHLGNGASLCAMRDGASIDTTMGFTALDGLMMGTRSGALDPGAVLHLMLQKGMSARQVEALLYGQSGLLGVSGVSGDMRVLHASADPHAKEAIELFVWTVARHMAALIGSLEGLDGIVFTAGIGENDPAIRAAICARMAWAGIILDEAANAANAPVITRPDSRIAVRVIPTDEERMIAFHTFNILDDQQGARS, encoded by the coding sequence GTGAGCCGCGCCCTTATCAGCCTCAACTCAGGCTCATCGAGCATCAAATTCGGCCTTTACACGCTGGAGCAGGACGGGCCGCGCCACGCGGCGGGCGGCAAGTTGGAAGGGATCGGCAGCGATCCGCGCATCCTTGTCCGCAAGGATGACGGCGAGGTGCTGCTCGAAAAATCATGGCCGGGCGGGGCGGGGCTGACTCATGAGGATCTGTTGGGCGAACTCTATGGCTGGGCGCAGGATCATCTGAGCGAGCATGAGATCGTCGCGGTGGGGCACCGGGTGGTGCATGGCGGCGGAGTTTTCCGCGCGCCGCAAAGGATTGATCCGGCTCTTGTCGAGAGGCTTGAGGCGTTCTCTCCGCTTGCGCCGCTGCATCAACCCCATAATCTGGCCGCCATCCGCGAGATCGCCCGCATGGCGCCGCATCTCCTTCAGGTCGCCTGTTTCGATACCGCGTTTCATCATGCGATGCCTGCGGTGGCCACGCGATTGCCCCTGCCGCGTCGGTTCGCGGAAAAAGGGGTTCGGCGCTACGGCTTTCATGGCCTGTCCTATGAATATATCGCCCGGCGTCTGGGCGACATCGATCCCGGATTGGCCAAGGGGCGGGTGATCGTCGCCCATCTGGGCAATGGGGCCAGCCTTTGCGCGATGCGCGATGGGGCCAGTATCGACACGACCATGGGGTTCACCGCGCTAGACGGGCTGATGATGGGCACGCGCAGCGGGGCGCTGGACCCCGGCGCCGTCCTGCATCTGATGCTTCAGAAAGGGATGAGCGCGCGGCAGGTCGAAGCTCTGCTCTATGGCCAGTCGGGGCTGCTGGGCGTGTCCGGCGTATCGGGCGATATGCGGGTTCTCCATGCCAGCGCGGACCCGCATGCGAAGGAGGCGATAGAACTGTTCGTCTGGACCGTGGCGCGCCATATGGCCGCTCTGATCGGCTCGCTTGAGGGGCTGGACGGCATCGTCTTTACCGCCGGGATTGGCGAGAACGATCCAGCCATCCGGGCGGCGATCTGCGCGCGCATGGCATGGGCGGGCATTATTCTGGACGAGGCGGCCAATGCCGCCAATGCCCCCGTGATCACCCGGCCCGACAGCCGCATCGCGGTACGGGTCATCCCCACCGATGAAGAACGCATGATTGCATTCCACACTTTCAACATTCTGGATGATCAGCAGGGAGCAAGGTCATGA
- the fabI gene encoding enoyl-ACP reductase FabI yields the protein MKPLVDLSGKRGLVVGIANEHSIAAGCAAAFAQCGATLAATYLNDKAKPFVEPVAERLGMDWLAPCDVREPGQLEALFDEVRARWGKLDFLLHSIAFAPREDLQGRVVDCSAQGFALAMDVSCHSFLRMARLAEPLMPDGGCLMCVTFYGSERVVAHYNLMGPVKAALESATRYVAAELGSKGIRAHALSPGPIATRAASGIDRFDELLERAAAAAPAGTLVSIEDVGALAAFLASDAARHITGTIVPVDAGQQLMA from the coding sequence ATGAAACCGTTGGTAGATCTTTCGGGCAAGCGCGGCCTTGTGGTGGGCATCGCCAACGAACACAGCATTGCCGCAGGATGCGCGGCGGCCTTTGCGCAATGCGGCGCCACGCTGGCGGCAACCTATCTGAACGATAAGGCCAAGCCCTTTGTCGAGCCGGTGGCCGAGCGGTTGGGCATGGATTGGCTGGCGCCCTGCGACGTGCGCGAACCGGGCCAGCTTGAAGCGCTGTTCGATGAGGTGAGGGCGCGTTGGGGAAAGCTGGACTTTCTGCTCCATTCCATCGCCTTTGCGCCGAGGGAGGATCTGCAGGGCCGGGTTGTGGATTGTTCTGCGCAAGGCTTTGCTCTGGCCATGGACGTGTCATGCCACAGCTTTTTGCGCATGGCGCGGTTGGCCGAACCGCTGATGCCGGATGGGGGCTGCCTTATGTGCGTGACCTTCTACGGCTCGGAACGGGTGGTGGCGCATTACAATCTGATGGGTCCGGTCAAGGCCGCTCTGGAAAGCGCGACCCGCTATGTCGCGGCCGAATTAGGCTCCAAGGGCATCCGCGCCCATGCCCTGTCGCCCGGCCCGATTGCAACGCGCGCGGCCAGCGGCATCGACCGCTTTGACGAATTGCTGGAGCGTGCCGCCGCCGCCGCTCCGGCTGGAACGCTGGTGTCGATTGAGGATGTCGGCGCGCTTGCCGCCTTTCTGGCCAGCGATGCCGCGCGCCATATCACGGGCACCATCGTTCCTGTTGACGCCGGACAGCAATTGATGGCCTAA
- a CDS encoding TetR/AcrR family transcriptional regulator, which yields MPNQRKAPYSLSEKRGMTRAQNMEKIEAAAWKVFATLGLDSATVRDIVNESGVSAGSFYNYYRTKEAVFDKLVARLIERIRLEIAAARAGAQDIETMLRQGYGAFMNMLLSLPGGAEFFERNQQHIRSRLFGSAQIRALLADIEMDVAELGVLESLSESERKLLVSIMFATGTEAIFGALKTRDADIEGLARFLARLLTHGIEGCGKG from the coding sequence ATGCCGAACCAGAGAAAGGCGCCCTACAGCCTGTCCGAGAAGCGCGGGATGACCCGCGCGCAGAATATGGAAAAGATCGAGGCGGCGGCGTGGAAGGTTTTTGCAACGCTTGGGCTTGATAGCGCCACGGTGCGCGACATTGTGAACGAAAGCGGCGTTTCGGCCGGAAGTTTCTACAATTATTACCGCACCAAGGAGGCGGTGTTTGACAAGCTGGTCGCCCGCCTGATCGAGCGCATCCGCCTTGAGATCGCGGCGGCCAGAGCGGGCGCGCAGGATATCGAGACGATGCTGCGTCAGGGCTATGGCGCCTTCATGAACATGCTGCTGTCTTTGCCGGGAGGCGCTGAATTCTTTGAAAGAAACCAGCAGCATATAAGATCGAGACTGTTCGGGTCAGCGCAGATCAGGGCTTTGCTGGCGGATATTGAAATGGACGTTGCGGAACTGGGCGTGCTCGAGAGCCTCTCGGAAAGCGAGCGCAAACTCCTTGTCTCGATCATGTTTGCCACCGGCACGGAGGCCATATTCGGCGCCTTGAAAACCCGCGACGCCGACATTGAGGGCCTGGCCCGGTTTCTCGCCAGACTGCTGACCCACGGTATCGAAGGATGTGGGAAGGGTTGA
- a CDS encoding ABC transporter substrate-binding protein, which produces MGQRTIVMNGHGAPRHPAPRYPLPKCRAWICGFAALALMGGCSPRSTEPVPPGYPVSYGAIVAAAEKEGGVVVWSSVDHDKAARLLADFRSMYPLVRLTYKELPAQELDRQFHAAADHHRQSADILWSSAMDLQIKLVNDGYSARYTSPEKPAVPDWANWKDEAWGITAEPIVMIYNRRLLPDAQAPRDHAQLTAMLEAKPARLDGRIASYDVTRSAVGYLYFTQDRQASPAIWQLIRAMGANHLRGFATAEEILRDVAAGHALVGYNIIGSYALEESLHHPDIGVILPSDYTLIMSRIVMIPKAAAHPNGARLFLDYLLSPRGQRQIKAMGMAPVRADVAPPAGLNTAGRPTLAIEVGPPLLAGQDRLTHDLLIKRWQRTLAGP; this is translated from the coding sequence ATGGGCCAGAGGACCATCGTCATGAACGGGCATGGCGCGCCGCGACATCCGGCGCCGCGATATCCATTGCCGAAATGCCGCGCGTGGATCTGCGGGTTTGCGGCTCTGGCGCTCATGGGCGGATGTTCGCCGCGCTCGACCGAACCTGTCCCGCCCGGCTATCCCGTCAGCTATGGCGCGATTGTGGCCGCCGCCGAAAAGGAAGGCGGGGTAGTTGTCTGGTCCTCGGTCGATCATGACAAGGCGGCGCGGCTGCTGGCAGATTTCCGCTCGATGTATCCGCTTGTCCGGCTGACCTACAAGGAACTGCCGGCGCAGGAGCTTGACCGTCAATTCCATGCCGCCGCCGACCACCACCGGCAAAGCGCCGACATCCTCTGGTCCTCGGCCATGGATCTCCAGATCAAGCTGGTCAATGACGGCTATTCGGCGCGCTACACCTCGCCCGAAAAGCCTGCCGTGCCCGATTGGGCCAACTGGAAGGATGAGGCATGGGGCATCACCGCCGAACCCATCGTCATGATCTACAACCGCCGCCTGCTGCCCGATGCGCAGGCCCCGCGCGACCATGCCCAGTTGACCGCGATGCTGGAGGCCAAACCGGCGCGGCTTGACGGCCGCATCGCCAGCTATGATGTCACCCGTTCGGCCGTGGGCTATCTCTATTTCACCCAGGACCGCCAGGCATCGCCCGCCATCTGGCAATTGATCCGCGCGATGGGGGCCAATCACCTGCGCGGTTTTGCCACGGCCGAGGAAATTCTGCGCGATGTGGCCGCGGGCCATGCGCTGGTGGGCTATAATATCATCGGCTCCTATGCGCTCGAAGAATCGCTGCATCATCCCGACATCGGCGTCATTCTGCCCTCGGATTACACGCTCATCATGTCGCGCATCGTGATGATCCCCAAGGCGGCGGCCCATCCCAATGGCGCGCGGCTTTTTCTGGATTACCTGCTCAGCCCGCGCGGCCAGCGGCAGATCAAGGCCATGGGCATGGCGCCGGTGCGCGCCGATGTCGCCCCCCCGGCCGGGCTGAATACGGCGGGGCGGCCCACTCTGGCCATTGAAGTGGGGCCGCCGCTGCTGGCGGGACAGGACCGCCTCACCCATGATTTGCTGATCAAACGCTGGCAAAGGACGCTGGCGGGGCCTTGA
- a CDS encoding response regulator transcription factor, which produces MTRILLVEDDEALSRGLGATLRSIGYAVDVARDGETALLCARDEPYTLITLDLGLPDMSGLAVLEKLRREGNRTPVLILSARDAIEDRVKGLDLGADDYLLKPFDPSELTARIRALLRRSQGVASSVVRIGALTVDHTSTRVMLGDTDIPLRRREWAVLERLVAHVGKVVSKDRLTAEVFGYDEPVATNAVEVYVGRLRRKFEPDGPEIRTIRGLGYMLVAR; this is translated from the coding sequence ATGACGCGCATTCTGCTGGTTGAGGATGATGAAGCCCTGAGCCGTGGCCTTGGCGCCACGCTGCGCAGCATCGGCTATGCGGTGGATGTGGCGCGCGATGGGGAAACGGCGCTGCTTTGCGCGCGCGACGAGCCCTATACGCTGATCACGCTGGATCTGGGCCTGCCCGATATGTCCGGGCTGGCCGTGCTGGAAAAGCTGCGGCGCGAGGGCAACCGCACGCCCGTGCTGATCCTGAGCGCGCGCGATGCGATCGAGGATCGCGTGAAGGGGCTGGATCTGGGGGCCGATGACTATCTGCTCAAACCCTTTGACCCCAGCGAATTGACGGCGCGCATCCGCGCCCTGCTGCGCCGCAGCCAGGGGGTGGCCAGTTCGGTGGTCCGGATCGGCGCGCTGACGGTCGACCACACCAGCACCCGTGTCATGCTGGGCGACACCGATATTCCGCTGCGGCGGCGCGAATGGGCGGTGCTCGAACGGCTGGTCGCCCATGTCGGCAAGGTCGTGTCCAAGGACCGGCTGACCGCCGAGGTGTTCGGCTATGACGAGCCGGTCGCCACCAATGCGGTCGAGGTCTATGTCGGGCGCCTGCGCCGCAAATTTGAACCCGATGGCCCGGAAATCCGCACCATTCGCGGGCTGGGCTACATGCTTGTGGCGCGATGA